Within the Planctomycetaceae bacterium genome, the region CAGTGGCGTCCACTGGGTGGAATCATCTGGGATGTCCAGTCTAACGCAGGAAAGATTGTCCTGTGGCTTCTCTTTGCTCAGGGGTGGCTGACGGTACTGATCACAACTTGCCTCATCAATCACTTTGATTTATTCGGCTTGCGTCAGGTGTGGATGCATTTCTGCGGCGTCCCGTACCAGCCACTCCCGTTTGTCACACCAGGTCCGTACCGACTGGTGAGACATCCGCTCTACGTTGGCTGGTTGATGGCCATCTGGGCGACGCCGACAATGACCGTTGCACACCTGCTCTTCGCCCTCGCCATGACAGCCTACATTCTTGTGGCCATTCATCTTGAAGAGAAAGACCTGCTTAGATTCCATCAGACGTACGTTGACTATCGTCGGATGGTACCGATGCTCATCCCCCGCTGGTCGCGATTCAGGAGTCGGACGACCGACTGAACCGCCGTTGATTCCAAAGCGGCGGATTGCCAGTGGCAAGACGATTCGGTGCTTCATTCCGTTCTTTGTCGTTGCCACCGCGAAGAAATCGGTTTACGTGCTGACACGGGTTACGAATGTCCGCCCAATTGAACGACTAAGCACGCTGTGTAAACTTGATCGCTGACCTTCAGCACCTCCAGCATCGGGATTAGCCACAACGGGCTGATGGTGGACTTTACGCGTCGGAGACGATTCATACCCCGGT harbors:
- a CDS encoding isoprenylcysteine carboxylmethyltransferase family protein, with amino-acid sequence MKRALFLLYGFACYALFLGVFLYTIGFVGGFLTPTRLDASFRYPDTTTFLFAIFIDLLLVLLFAVQHSAMARPGFKAWLTRWVPQPIERSTYVLATNFVLIVLFWQWRPLGGIIWDVQSNAGKIVLWLLFAQGWLTVLITTCLINHFDLFGLRQVWMHFCGVPYQPLPFVTPGPYRLVRHPLYVGWLMAIWATPTMTVAHLLFALAMTAYILVAIHLEEKDLLRFHQTYVDYRRMVPMLIPRWSRFRSRTTD